One region of Aminobacterium colombiense DSM 12261 genomic DNA includes:
- a CDS encoding M20 metallopeptidase family protein, translating into MNTEKIHALASEVEQKVIEFRHELHAHPELSWKEEETSKKIESVLIDLGYENIRRGFYGTGSGVIADITGKEDGPVIAIRADIDALPLQEAVDDPWKSTCDGVMHACGHDAHAAILLGVAHVLAALKEELPGRVRLVFQPAEEAGVNSGAPMLIKEGALAGVDAICGLHVWSTLEAGKIGFRSGPMMASADIWEIEVKGRGGHGSRPHEAIDPTIAAATIITTIQTVVSREIDPLETAVLSVGKIESGTAVNIIPETARIQGNVRTTNPQVRESMGGRISRIAEGIAAALRCEVKVDFIPIYPVTVNDAAMVGLLRETTGELLGEEALEELPIIMGSEDFSFYQQKVPGVLFFLGMGDPSKGTDAQHHSPNFRTNDSVLPNGVALLSSLAWRFLETFNR; encoded by the coding sequence ATGAACACAGAAAAAATCCACGCCCTTGCATCTGAAGTTGAGCAGAAAGTTATAGAGTTCCGTCATGAACTTCATGCTCATCCAGAGCTGTCGTGGAAAGAAGAAGAAACATCAAAAAAGATCGAATCGGTCTTAATAGACCTTGGATATGAAAATATCCGTCGAGGTTTTTATGGAACAGGGTCGGGAGTCATAGCGGATATAACAGGAAAGGAAGATGGCCCGGTCATTGCTATCCGAGCTGACATCGATGCCCTTCCTCTTCAGGAAGCTGTGGATGACCCCTGGAAATCCACTTGTGACGGGGTTATGCATGCCTGCGGACACGACGCCCATGCGGCGATCCTTCTTGGGGTGGCCCATGTTCTCGCTGCCCTTAAAGAAGAACTGCCCGGCCGGGTCCGCCTCGTCTTTCAGCCGGCGGAGGAGGCGGGGGTTAATTCTGGTGCTCCGATGCTCATTAAAGAAGGCGCGTTGGCTGGAGTGGACGCAATTTGCGGGCTTCATGTCTGGAGTACCCTTGAGGCGGGAAAGATAGGTTTTCGCAGTGGCCCCATGATGGCCTCTGCCGATATATGGGAGATCGAAGTAAAGGGGCGGGGAGGACACGGATCAAGGCCCCACGAGGCCATAGACCCCACTATAGCCGCGGCCACCATAATTACGACGATTCAAACTGTAGTGAGCCGTGAAATAGACCCTCTTGAGACAGCGGTTCTTAGCGTTGGAAAGATTGAGTCGGGAACAGCAGTCAACATTATTCCAGAGACAGCCCGTATCCAGGGCAATGTGCGCACAACAAACCCTCAAGTCAGAGAAAGCATGGGGGGGCGGATCAGCCGTATTGCTGAAGGAATTGCCGCAGCCCTTCGATGTGAGGTCAAGGTCGATTTTATACCTATCTATCCTGTCACGGTCAACGATGCGGCCATGGTAGGCCTTCTTAGGGAAACCACAGGTGAACTTCTGGGTGAAGAAGCCCTTGAGGAACTTCCCATTATCATGGGATCTGAGGATTTCAGCTTCTATCAGCAGAAAGTGCCAGGAGTGCTATTCTTCCTCGGGATGGGCGATCCATCAAAGGGAACGGATGCTCAGCACCATAGCCCCAATTTCCGAACAAACGATAGCGTGTTGCCCAATGGAGTGGCCCTCCTTTCGTCTTTGGCCTGGCGTTTTCTTGAAACTTTTAATAGATAA
- the larC gene encoding nickel pincer cofactor biosynthesis protein LarC yields the protein MKTLYLDCFSGISGNMFLAALLDLGLDRKEFLEKMETLRIPSGHHHHGEVHHDSGAGYEIHIKDTVRNGFSGIDLTVTSTEDHPHRGLMDVWDVIDKSGLSHNVKQKSKDAFKLLAEAEGKVHGLPPEKVHFHEVGAVDSIVDIVGAFVLMEMLEPDSVICSPLNVGSGTIRCAHGVLPVPAPATENLLIGMPVYSAGSPIERVTPTGALLVKMLASHFGTMPAGKVMGSGRGLGSRESDIPNFLRVTLLEETKEKDNAPSASKEEPFIRDVGILLETNIDDMNPQYYEPVMERLFSIGAMDVWLETIIMKKGRPAIRLCCLVSLSQEEQAAEIILKGTTTLGLRRSEVDRIKLRHHITPMETTFGLVRIKEAWWGNERLRANPEYEDLKRISKETGIPLNSLREEVLRQIEEMGHP from the coding sequence ATGAAAACTCTTTACCTGGATTGTTTTTCTGGTATTTCAGGAAACATGTTCCTCGCGGCCCTTCTAGATCTTGGGCTCGATAGAAAAGAATTTCTTGAAAAGATGGAAACCTTGCGAATTCCATCGGGGCACCATCATCATGGTGAGGTACACCATGATAGCGGCGCGGGATATGAGATCCATATCAAGGACACCGTGCGGAACGGGTTTTCCGGCATCGATCTGACCGTTACAAGTACGGAGGATCACCCTCACCGCGGACTTATGGACGTGTGGGATGTTATTGACAAAAGCGGCCTTTCCCATAACGTAAAACAAAAGAGCAAAGACGCTTTTAAGCTCCTTGCCGAAGCTGAAGGAAAAGTACATGGCCTTCCTCCGGAGAAGGTCCATTTTCATGAGGTGGGAGCTGTTGATTCCATTGTTGATATTGTGGGTGCCTTTGTTCTCATGGAAATGCTCGAACCTGACTCTGTTATCTGCTCGCCTCTTAATGTGGGAAGCGGAACGATCAGATGCGCTCATGGCGTTCTTCCTGTTCCAGCTCCCGCCACTGAAAATCTCCTCATTGGCATGCCCGTATATTCAGCAGGCTCTCCCATAGAGCGGGTTACCCCCACAGGAGCCCTGCTGGTGAAGATGCTTGCATCCCACTTTGGAACCATGCCGGCAGGCAAGGTGATGGGAAGCGGACGGGGGTTAGGGTCTCGTGAAAGCGATATTCCAAACTTTTTACGAGTTACCCTTCTTGAGGAAACAAAAGAGAAGGACAATGCCCCTTCAGCATCAAAAGAAGAGCCCTTTATTCGCGATGTAGGAATCCTTCTTGAAACGAACATTGACGATATGAACCCTCAATACTATGAGCCTGTAATGGAACGTCTTTTCTCTATTGGCGCCATGGATGTCTGGCTTGAAACCATTATCATGAAAAAGGGACGGCCTGCCATTCGCCTTTGCTGCCTTGTATCTCTTTCCCAGGAAGAACAAGCCGCGGAAATTATCTTAAAGGGAACTACAACGCTGGGGCTGCGGCGTTCTGAAGTAGACCGGATAAAGCTTCGCCACCACATTACGCCAATGGAAACTACTTTTGGCCTGGTGCGGATCAAAGAAGCCTGGTGGGGGAACGAAAGGCTTCGCGCCAATCCAGAGTATGAAGACCTCAAACGAATTTCGAAAGAAACTGGCATTCCTCTAAACAGCCTGCGGGAAGAAGTGCTGCGTCAAATTGAAGAAATGGGTCATCCATAG
- the pepV gene encoding dipeptidase PepV — protein MLNRAIDGLKHHIVSAVQESIRIPSVAGTPEENAPFGREVRRALDHTLTLAEELGFRTKNVDNVAGYAEWGEGEEMVAVLGHLDVVPEGKGWTCDPYSGEIHDGKIWGRGVLDDKGPTLGALFALKAIKDLQIPLKRRIRIIFGTNEESGSQCMARYVKTEDLPAAGFTPDAEYPIIYAEKGVLTVTCKASFEGDGPVVISSLNGGVAPNVVAASSQVILRAPAEERRRLASIVDSWNGPDRSGYKIVEDTAEGTLVIEIQGVPAHGSTPELGVNALLCVNDILSKINLGGSQASFVRSLNGIIGFETDGKSLGVAMRDRISGPLTVCLGTMSSNGPEVEFTLNLRYPVTKKESDVMPILEKTLTNAGITITKVKHAAPLYVDPETELIKTLKRVYEEQTGLQADLLAIGGGTYAKSMPNVVAFGPIFPGQSYTIHEENECWAIEDLMKNVKIMAQAMVTLAR, from the coding sequence ATGCTCAACCGCGCTATTGATGGGCTGAAACACCATATTGTATCAGCCGTACAGGAATCTATTCGAATCCCCAGCGTTGCGGGGACTCCTGAAGAAAATGCTCCTTTCGGGCGGGAGGTCAGGCGCGCCCTTGACCATACACTGACCCTGGCAGAAGAGCTTGGCTTCCGAACGAAAAACGTAGATAACGTGGCAGGGTATGCCGAATGGGGAGAAGGGGAAGAAATGGTTGCAGTTCTCGGCCATCTCGATGTGGTGCCAGAGGGAAAAGGCTGGACCTGCGATCCTTACAGCGGAGAAATCCATGACGGAAAGATATGGGGGCGGGGGGTTCTTGACGACAAAGGCCCTACGTTGGGAGCGCTATTTGCGCTGAAAGCCATTAAAGATCTTCAAATTCCCTTAAAACGGCGAATTCGCATCATCTTTGGAACCAATGAAGAATCAGGCAGTCAGTGCATGGCTCGCTACGTCAAAACTGAAGATCTGCCAGCAGCTGGATTCACTCCCGATGCAGAGTATCCCATCATCTATGCCGAAAAAGGGGTTTTGACAGTAACGTGTAAAGCTTCTTTCGAAGGAGATGGCCCGGTTGTCATCTCTTCCCTCAATGGCGGGGTGGCTCCTAATGTTGTGGCTGCGTCAAGCCAGGTTATCCTTCGGGCTCCAGCCGAAGAGAGAAGACGCCTCGCATCCATAGTGGATTCCTGGAATGGACCTGATAGAAGCGGATATAAGATAGTCGAAGACACCGCTGAGGGAACCCTTGTAATAGAAATTCAGGGAGTACCTGCCCATGGAAGCACTCCAGAGCTTGGTGTGAACGCTCTTCTCTGTGTCAATGATATTCTTTCAAAGATCAATTTGGGAGGCTCCCAGGCTTCTTTTGTACGTTCCCTTAACGGTATCATTGGCTTTGAAACAGATGGAAAATCCCTTGGCGTTGCCATGAGAGACCGTATTTCTGGACCGTTGACCGTCTGTCTTGGGACAATGAGCAGCAACGGACCTGAAGTTGAATTTACCTTAAATTTGCGCTATCCCGTAACGAAAAAAGAATCTGATGTTATGCCAATTCTCGAGAAAACCCTCACTAATGCGGGCATAACCATTACGAAGGTGAAACATGCAGCTCCTCTCTATGTAGATCCAGAAACTGAACTGATCAAAACTCTTAAGAGGGTTTATGAAGAACAGACGGGCCTTCAGGCCGATCTTCTTGCTATTGGCGGCGGCACCTATGCAAAATCTATGCCTAATGTAGTGGCTTTTGGCCCCATCTTTCCAGGTCAGTCTTATACGATTCACGAAGAGAACGAGTGTTGGGCAATAGAGGATCTGATGAAAAATGTGAAGATAATGGCTCAGGCCATGGTAACGTTGGCGCGTTAG
- a CDS encoding AMP-binding protein, with product MRKRLEEIAFSRLKNDKDNAILWWEGKWLSGSHVLDVVDQCRKNLEEKGFGAGDRLVLFLPNSPLVLYLSLAVWQLGGTVVPLNSRSGKEATIAMLHHICPWGVITSDEKGVVAEALSLSSFPWTVAPLEGPLPPFQGRHVEKGDPEVAVIFATSGTTGDPKAVPLTHSNLYDNTLKVQQTIEGFEEHQTLLNVLPNFHSLGYTICGLLPMLWGLREVIVPSFMPTKNFFRALRDSETNILIAVPTMLPFLLGAVSKGEALPSSLQYILTGGGALEPELEQRVRDTFSVIIYQGYGLTECSPVVSCNPNDTMRKEGTVGPALPGYSLDVRDEEGNSLKKGKEGVLWVKGPSVASGYLKAPELTAERFSEGWFNTGDMVRIDEDGFITILDRVSDMLIVGGYNVFPQEIERILKRHPDVIEAAVIGGKHPVSGEIPVAFVVREEGSGLTSSELANFCKDQLAYYKIPRKICFVRELPLSGVGKVLRRKLREQQLRELEQNNRVI from the coding sequence ATGAGAAAACGCCTGGAAGAAATCGCTTTCTCCCGTCTTAAAAACGATAAAGATAATGCTATTCTCTGGTGGGAAGGAAAGTGGTTATCAGGAAGCCATGTGCTGGATGTCGTTGATCAGTGCCGTAAAAACCTGGAGGAAAAAGGTTTTGGCGCTGGGGACCGTCTGGTTCTTTTTCTTCCCAACTCTCCTCTGGTACTCTATCTTTCCCTTGCCGTGTGGCAGCTTGGGGGAACCGTCGTTCCGCTGAACAGTCGTTCGGGAAAAGAAGCCACTATTGCCATGCTCCATCATATTTGTCCATGGGGCGTTATTACTTCTGATGAAAAAGGGGTTGTGGCTGAAGCCCTGTCCCTCTCTTCCTTTCCCTGGACCGTTGCTCCTCTTGAAGGACCTCTCCCGCCCTTTCAAGGCCGTCATGTGGAGAAGGGGGATCCTGAAGTTGCCGTTATTTTTGCTACTTCTGGAACCACGGGGGATCCCAAGGCAGTGCCTCTTACCCATTCAAACCTTTACGATAACACTCTGAAGGTACAGCAGACCATAGAGGGTTTTGAGGAACATCAGACATTGCTGAACGTGCTGCCCAATTTTCACTCTCTGGGATATACGATTTGCGGATTATTGCCCATGCTCTGGGGTCTTCGCGAAGTGATAGTCCCTTCCTTTATGCCCACAAAGAACTTCTTCAGGGCCCTTCGTGATTCAGAAACAAATATCCTTATCGCAGTTCCCACGATGCTGCCCTTCCTCCTCGGGGCTGTGAGTAAGGGAGAGGCTTTGCCTTCCTCTCTCCAGTATATTCTTACCGGGGGGGGAGCCCTGGAACCAGAGCTGGAACAGCGGGTTCGAGATACTTTTAGCGTTATTATCTATCAAGGATACGGCCTTACCGAATGTTCCCCTGTGGTTTCATGTAACCCTAACGACACGATGCGAAAAGAGGGCACGGTGGGACCAGCCCTTCCAGGCTACTCTCTGGATGTTCGGGACGAAGAGGGAAACTCCCTGAAAAAAGGAAAGGAAGGCGTTCTCTGGGTTAAGGGGCCTTCTGTTGCTTCAGGCTACTTAAAAGCCCCTGAATTGACAGCCGAACGATTTTCTGAAGGGTGGTTCAATACTGGAGATATGGTTCGGATCGACGAAGATGGCTTTATTACAATTCTTGACAGGGTCAGCGATATGCTTATTGTTGGCGGGTACAATGTCTTCCCTCAAGAAATAGAGCGAATCCTGAAACGCCACCCCGACGTTATCGAAGCGGCTGTCATTGGCGGCAAACATCCTGTAAGCGGAGAAATTCCGGTGGCATTTGTGGTAAGGGAAGAAGGAAGCGGACTCACGTCTTCTGAACTGGCGAATTTCTGTAAAGATCAGCTTGCCTATTATAAAATTCCCAGAAAGATATGTTTTGTGCGAGAGCTTCCTCTTTCAGGAGTGGGGAAAGTTTTAAGAAGAAAGCTGAGAGAGCAGCAGCTCAGAGAGTTAGAGCAGAATAACCGAGTAATATAA
- a CDS encoding asparagine synthase-related protein has translation MFKRELVGELSYTILKKYLPDAVIKKLKQSRRCVVSFSGGIDSAVVVAIMASLMAPEDVHAAMFRSFLHFPEEMERGGLFCHSLGVTLHPLPGPELDVDEVMNNSSERCRFCKKARGRELLEFAKGIEADLVLEGSNADDLKDATRLGTKVLKEMPQIYSPLAEGGLSKDKVRTLAKELDISWWDEQATACLATRFPEGHPLAAAECSRVARAEWALRKAGFSQVRIKVLGAIACLQVPQTLMEQALTRREEILEIGMKEGFHHLMLDLQGYEWGRKWIEEKDLSGRTEHI, from the coding sequence ATGTTTAAAAGAGAGTTGGTGGGAGAGTTGAGCTATACTATCTTAAAAAAATATTTACCTGATGCTGTTATTAAAAAACTGAAGCAATCTCGACGATGTGTCGTTTCTTTCTCTGGAGGAATTGACAGCGCCGTAGTGGTGGCTATCATGGCGTCTCTCATGGCTCCGGAGGATGTACATGCTGCCATGTTTCGTTCCTTTTTGCATTTCCCAGAGGAGATGGAACGGGGGGGCCTATTTTGCCACAGCCTGGGAGTTACCCTTCACCCTCTCCCTGGCCCCGAGCTGGATGTAGACGAAGTTATGAACAACAGCAGTGAACGCTGTAGATTTTGCAAGAAAGCACGGGGACGGGAGCTCCTTGAATTTGCCAAAGGCATAGAGGCCGATCTTGTTCTGGAAGGCTCTAACGCGGATGACCTCAAAGATGCTACACGTCTTGGCACAAAAGTACTGAAAGAAATGCCCCAAATCTATTCCCCCCTTGCGGAGGGTGGTCTTTCGAAAGACAAGGTGCGAACTCTTGCCAAAGAACTGGATATTTCATGGTGGGACGAACAGGCAACAGCGTGTCTTGCCACCCGTTTTCCTGAGGGACATCCTCTCGCGGCAGCAGAATGTTCACGTGTCGCCAGAGCTGAATGGGCCTTAAGAAAAGCAGGGTTTTCACAGGTGAGGATAAAGGTTTTGGGAGCCATAGCCTGTCTGCAAGTTCCTCAGACTCTCATGGAACAGGCTTTAACGCGAAGAGAGGAAATTCTCGAAATAGGGATGAAAGAAGGCTTTCACCATCTCATGCTCGATTTGCAGGGATATGAATGGGGAAGAAAGTGGATAGAAGAAAAAGATCTTTCAGGAAGGACGGAGCACATATGA
- a CDS encoding FAD-dependent oxidoreductase, whose amino-acid sequence MEREKYVIIGGDAAGMSAAGQIRKLQPKAEIVAYERSPHTSYSACGMPYYIAGLVEKENKLIVRTPEEFMSKQNIRALVLHEVLSVDIQDRTVNVLDLKTGEVFADTFDHLLFATGSQPIRPAVEGLDGEGVFQLSVLQDGILLHQFIEERQPQRVVVVGGGYIGLEMAEAFCMRRMKVSLVDRSFQVMNTFDIDMAEHIAQAIRHVGTELYLGETVKAIERDSGRVKAVITDQRAIPADMVILGLGVRPNSKLAKEAGLPLGAKDSILVDQAMATETEGIWAAGDCAQTWHMVTNRPFWIALGSVANKTGRAAGINMAGGEERFPGVIGTAVSKHCELEVARTGVSEKELEDLDFNYDTVTIKSKTQAGYYPDAGQIHVKMIAEKPGGRILGAQIVGNHGSAKRIDVVATAIAARMTVRELVDLDLGYAPPFSLPWDPIQIAARQLI is encoded by the coding sequence ATGGAACGAGAAAAATACGTTATTATCGGTGGCGATGCGGCGGGAATGTCAGCGGCAGGGCAGATCCGAAAGTTGCAGCCCAAAGCTGAGATCGTAGCATACGAACGCTCTCCCCATACATCCTATTCAGCATGCGGCATGCCCTATTACATAGCCGGCCTGGTGGAAAAAGAAAACAAACTCATTGTTCGGACACCTGAGGAGTTTATGTCTAAGCAGAACATACGGGCCCTCGTGCTTCATGAAGTGCTTAGTGTGGATATTCAGGATAGAACTGTCAATGTTTTGGATTTGAAAACAGGGGAAGTTTTTGCCGATACCTTTGACCATCTGCTTTTTGCTACAGGATCTCAACCTATCCGTCCGGCTGTAGAAGGCCTTGATGGAGAGGGAGTTTTTCAGCTGAGCGTTCTGCAAGATGGTATTTTGCTTCATCAATTTATTGAAGAGAGACAGCCTCAGCGTGTAGTAGTGGTTGGGGGAGGCTATATTGGCCTTGAAATGGCCGAAGCCTTTTGTATGAGGCGGATGAAGGTGAGCCTGGTGGATCGTTCGTTTCAGGTCATGAATACCTTCGATATAGACATGGCGGAGCATATAGCTCAGGCCATTCGCCACGTGGGCACCGAACTCTATCTTGGTGAAACGGTGAAAGCCATTGAAAGAGACAGCGGCCGGGTTAAAGCAGTTATCACAGACCAGCGCGCCATCCCCGCAGATATGGTTATTCTTGGTCTTGGCGTGCGTCCCAACTCGAAACTTGCCAAGGAGGCAGGCCTTCCTCTTGGCGCAAAGGATTCAATTCTTGTAGATCAGGCCATGGCAACAGAAACAGAAGGTATTTGGGCTGCCGGTGACTGTGCCCAAACATGGCATATGGTAACAAACCGCCCCTTTTGGATCGCCCTTGGATCTGTGGCCAATAAAACGGGCAGGGCCGCAGGCATAAATATGGCAGGGGGAGAGGAACGTTTCCCCGGAGTCATAGGAACAGCAGTGAGCAAGCACTGCGAGCTTGAGGTGGCAAGAACAGGGGTCTCTGAGAAAGAGCTGGAGGACCTTGATTTTAATTACGACACGGTGACTATTAAAAGCAAGACCCAGGCGGGCTATTATCCTGACGCTGGGCAGATCCACGTAAAAATGATTGCGGAAAAGCCGGGAGGACGCATTCTAGGTGCCCAAATCGTGGGAAATCATGGTTCTGCGAAGCGTATTGATGTGGTTGCCACAGCAATAGCAGCACGAATGACTGTACGTGAGCTTGTAGATCTTGATTTGGGATATGCCCCGCCATTTTCCCTTCCCTGGGATCCAATACAAATAGCTGCCCGCCAGTTGATATGA
- a CDS encoding NAD(P)-dependent malic enzyme, whose translation MRKEAIFAKALLAHQQSKGKVAITSKLPVESMEDLAIAYTPGVAEPCREIEKNPDAVYDVTSKGNMVAVVTDGSAVLGLGDIGPDAALPVMEGKAVLFKRFANVDAFPICIRSQDPEEIVRTTALITPAFGGINLEDISAPRCFEIERRLKEVCDIPVFHDDQHGTAVIVLAGLINSFKLVKKNIEDVKIVMSGAGAAGIAICRFLLSAGAKNVILCDRSGAIYNGRPEHMNWAKDEIAKETNPNKEMGNLAEVLKGADVFLGISAPGVVTTEMVKTMAKDPILFAMANPTPEIYPDEAQAGGAAVVATGRSDFPNQINNCLGFPGIFRGTLDVRASTINEEMKLAASEAIASLISDEELTAERIIPEPLDSRVVPSVAKAVAEAARRTGVARI comes from the coding sequence ATGCGGAAAGAAGCAATCTTCGCCAAGGCCCTATTAGCCCATCAGCAGTCAAAAGGGAAAGTTGCCATTACAAGCAAACTTCCTGTTGAAAGTATGGAAGACCTTGCCATCGCCTATACTCCAGGCGTCGCTGAACCGTGCAGAGAAATAGAGAAAAACCCTGACGCTGTCTATGATGTCACCTCTAAGGGAAACATGGTGGCTGTCGTTACCGACGGATCTGCCGTGCTTGGTCTGGGAGATATTGGCCCTGACGCAGCCCTGCCTGTCATGGAAGGCAAAGCCGTTCTCTTTAAGCGCTTTGCAAATGTAGACGCTTTTCCAATCTGTATCAGATCCCAGGATCCTGAAGAAATCGTGCGGACCACTGCCCTTATTACCCCAGCTTTTGGCGGCATAAATCTTGAGGACATTTCAGCTCCCCGATGCTTCGAAATTGAACGCCGGCTTAAGGAGGTATGTGATATTCCCGTATTCCATGATGATCAGCATGGAACGGCGGTTATAGTTCTTGCAGGCCTCATAAACTCTTTCAAGCTGGTTAAGAAAAACATCGAAGATGTGAAGATCGTCATGAGCGGCGCTGGTGCCGCTGGCATTGCCATATGCCGCTTTTTGCTCTCTGCCGGAGCAAAGAATGTTATACTCTGCGACCGGAGCGGCGCTATTTACAATGGCCGGCCTGAGCATATGAACTGGGCCAAAGATGAGATTGCAAAAGAGACAAATCCCAATAAAGAGATGGGAAACCTTGCCGAGGTCCTGAAGGGGGCCGATGTCTTCCTTGGCATTTCGGCTCCCGGAGTGGTGACCACAGAAATGGTGAAGACCATGGCCAAGGACCCTATTCTTTTTGCCATGGCCAACCCAACCCCTGAAATTTACCCTGATGAGGCCCAGGCTGGCGGAGCCGCTGTTGTCGCTACAGGACGAAGTGATTTTCCAAACCAGATAAACAATTGTCTTGGCTTCCCAGGCATTTTCAGAGGAACACTCGATGTACGGGCCAGCACAATAAATGAAGAAATGAAGCTTGCTGCCAGTGAAGCAATAGCGTCGCTCATATCAGATGAAGAGCTGACGGCTGAGCGGATCATCCCCGAGCCCCTTGATTCGCGGGTTGTTCCCTCCGTTGCTAAAGCAGTGGCCGAAGCAGCTAGAAGGACAGGCGTGGCAAGAATCTAA
- a CDS encoding DUF3343 domain-containing protein, whose protein sequence is MKCLVTFHVTSMALMFEKLCRKEGMDVKIIPVPRQISASCGLACSYPCDKEEAVRQVCEKKKIETAGFHVIEDL, encoded by the coding sequence ATGAAGTGTCTTGTAACCTTTCATGTCACCAGTATGGCCCTCATGTTCGAAAAACTGTGTCGAAAAGAGGGAATGGACGTAAAGATTATCCCCGTTCCCCGCCAGATTTCTGCTAGCTGCGGTCTTGCCTGCAGCTACCCTTGTGATAAAGAAGAAGCTGTTCGCCAGGTCTGCGAGAAAAAGAAAATTGAAACCGCAGGATTTCATGTAATAGAAGATCTCTAA
- a CDS encoding alanine racemase, which produces MMKCLHESFRGCEITDLDTPSLLVDLDVMERNISWMQQKAQRAGVNLRPHIKTHRTPDIAKKQLAAGAKGITVAKLGEGEVMAAEGIDDIFIANELAGDIKMDRLLALARKTTLAVGVDHPDHVKMLAETFDGESRPMEIMIDVDTGYHRTGVGSKEEILELAKLIRYRDSLKLRGIFTHDGNCYNATTISEVRSISQSSQNMMLEMAEFLRKEGIGVEEISIGSTPSLLVSEIMQGITEIRPGTYVFLDADQAGVIGTYEHCALSVLATVISCPAPDRIVLDAGTKALTFYFHRGNITSSPGFGLLKKRPTVYLKSLSEEHGMFTPPEDMAFRIGDKVEIIPNHACPTCNLYPVLYGVRNGQVQEEYKILARGMSK; this is translated from the coding sequence ATGATGAAATGTCTTCATGAGTCTTTCAGAGGTTGTGAGATAACAGATCTTGATACCCCTTCATTACTTGTGGACCTGGATGTTATGGAGAGAAACATAAGCTGGATGCAGCAAAAGGCCCAGAGAGCAGGGGTCAATCTTCGCCCTCACATAAAGACCCATAGAACGCCGGATATAGCAAAAAAACAGCTGGCTGCCGGCGCTAAAGGTATTACTGTGGCAAAGCTTGGCGAAGGAGAGGTTATGGCGGCAGAAGGGATTGACGATATTTTTATAGCCAATGAGCTTGCGGGCGATATAAAAATGGATCGTCTTCTTGCCCTCGCTCGAAAAACAACCCTCGCTGTAGGTGTTGATCATCCTGATCATGTCAAAATGCTGGCGGAAACCTTCGATGGGGAGTCTCGTCCCATGGAAATAATGATTGATGTGGACACCGGTTATCATCGTACAGGGGTGGGCTCAAAAGAAGAGATTCTTGAGTTGGCGAAACTTATTCGATACCGTGACTCTCTTAAATTGAGAGGTATCTTTACCCACGATGGGAACTGCTATAATGCGACAACCATATCAGAAGTCCGGTCAATTTCCCAAAGCAGCCAAAATATGATGCTTGAGATGGCTGAATTTCTTCGAAAAGAAGGCATAGGGGTTGAGGAGATCAGTATTGGCTCTACGCCATCTCTTCTTGTTTCGGAAATTATGCAGGGAATTACAGAGATCAGACCGGGAACCTACGTGTTTCTGGACGCCGACCAGGCAGGGGTTATAGGAACCTACGAACATTGTGCCCTCTCAGTGCTGGCTACGGTAATCAGCTGCCCGGCTCCTGACCGTATAGTTCTGGACGCTGGAACGAAGGCGCTGACCTTTTATTTTCACCGTGGGAACATAACATCGAGCCCCGGTTTCGGACTGCTGAAAAAGAGACCCACCGTCTATTTGAAAAGCCTCTCAGAGGAGCACGGCATGTTTACCCCTCCCGAGGACATGGCATTCCGCATCGGTGACAAGGTAGAGATCATACCCAACCACGCGTGTCCCACATGTAATCTGTATCCTGTACTTTACGGCGTGAGGAATGGACAGGTTCAGGAGGAGTATAAGATTCTAGCCAGGGGAATGTCGAAATAG